TCACGCCGATAGCGATGGAAGAAGGATTGAGGTTTGCTATCAGAGAAGGCGGCAACACAGTCGGCGCCGGTGTCATTACCGAAATTCTCGAGTAAATCACCGGTTCGAGAGACAGGCCGGGAAATCAGATCTGATTTTAGCCTTCCGCATGTGCGGCTCTGCTGCACATGCTTTTTTATCGTGCTCGTTTTCCTGCTTCAGTTTTTGACTTTTTATTTAGAATATGATAATGTTGTTAAAGTCAGCAGGTGCCTGAACAGCAGTGACGAAGTTTATGGCTGGAAAAAATTGATTTATGATCTAACCACGGGAGGTGGCTTGCTGTGAGAGAGGTTATCACTCTGGAATGTGAAGAATGCAGGAGCAGGAATTATACCAGCAAAAAGAACAGCGATAATGATAGGGACAGGCTCGAACTGAAAAAACACTGTCCTGAGTGCATGGCTCATACAGTTCATAAGGAAACCAAGTAATTTTTTTAAAGTCAAATAGACTGGTGATGGAGAAAATACAGGGGTGAAATTAAGTGCTGTTAAATAAATTGGGATTTATCAACCGGGTTACCGGTTTTTTTAAGAAGGTAAAAAGCGAAATGAAGAAGACCACATGGCCCAACAGAGATGAATTAACTTCCTATACGACGATCGTGCTGCTCACCTGTCTGGCATTGATAGCTTTTCTGGGTGTGGCCGACGTCTTGATCAGCAATATAGTAACTCCTTTCTTTATGTAAGTCGGCAAAAAGATATATCTGAGGCTACGGCCTGCGGTGAGGAGGATTTTATAGTATGGTTGAAATTGAAGGGAGCAGCCGTGAGGAAGCCAACTGGTATGTTATTCATACTTATTCAGGACATGAAAAAAAGGTCAAGACCAACCTGGAAAAAAGAATTGACAGCACCGGGGTTGATGACAAAGTTCATCGAGTTCTGGTGCCTACCGAGGAGAAAATTGAGAGGGAAGATGGCGAGGATAAGGTTGTAGAAAACAAGCTGTTTCCCGGTTATGTTCTGATTCAAATGGAGATGAGCGATGATGCCTGGTATGTGGTGCGCAACACGCCGGGGGTAACAGGGTTTGTCAGCAGCGGGACCAAGCCTTTACCTCTCAGCGCAGATGAAGTCGAACATGTACTGGCCGAAGTCGAATCGAAAGCTCAAAAGATTGAAATAGATCTGGATCCCGGTGATCCTGTTGAGATCAGAGATGGAGCATTTAAGGACAATACCGGGGTGGTCGACGAAGTTTATCCGGAACAGAGAAAAGCCAGAATTTTGGTCGACATTTTTGGTCGCGAAACTCCTGTCGAGCTTGAACTCGATCAGTTTGAGAAAACCTAAAGGAAAGGAGGGATACGATGGCTAAGAAAGTGATAGCTGAAATCAGCCTGCAGATACCGGGTGGACAGGCCAATCCGGCGCCTCCTGTGGGTCCGGCTCTGGGCCAGCATGGAGTAAATATCATGGAGTTCTGCAAAGAATTCAATGCAAGAACCTCTGATAACGAGGGAACACTTATCCCCGTCGAGATCAAGGTGTATGCGGATAGATCCTTTGATTTTATTACCAAATCTCCGCCGGCTTCTGTTCTGCTCAAGCAGCACGCTGATGTCGAAAAAGGTTCTGGTGAACCGGCAAGCGACAAGGTGGCATCTGTCTCCGAAAAAACTCTTGAGGAGATAGCCGATTATAAATGGGAAGACCTAAATGCTGCTGATATGGAGGCTGCCAAGAGCATGATTGCCGGTACTGCTAGAAGTATGGGCATCACAGTAGAATGGGAGGATGGCCGTCATCTCGAGGAGGAAGAGGAGAAAGAGGATGAAAATGAAGTGGAAGAAGTAGAAGCTTAATTTATCCGGTCCTATCATTCGAGCTGGATATCAGGGAAAATCTGGATGAAATATGTGGGAGGAGAACTCTCCGTTATTACCACTGAGGAGGAAATTATTATGAGCAATAGAAGCAAAACCTATCAGGATCAGGTAGAAAAGATTCACCCCGAAGATTCATATGAGCCGGAAGAAGCGCTGGAAACGGTAAAAGAGCTGGCCAGCGCTAATTTTGACGAATCCGTCGAGCTAGCTGTTAACCTGGGAGTTGAACCCAAACATGCTGATCAAAATATCAGAGGTACTGTGGTTCTTCCCAATGGAACCGGCCAGGAAATGACGGTGGTTGTTCTGGCCAAAGGTGAAAAGATCACCGAGGCCGAAGATGCCGGTGCTGATTTTGTTGGGGGCGAAGATCTTGTCGAGGATATAGAGGACGGCTGGCTTGATTTTGATATAGTCATAGCCACTCCCGATATGATGGATGTGGCCGGCCGGCTCGGTCCAATTCTGGGTCCAAAAGGTCTTATGCCTAACCCCAAGGCTGGCACTGTTACTTTTGAAATAGAAGACGCTGTCGAGGAATTCAAAGCTGGCAAACTCGAATACAGGGTCGATAAGAATGGAATCATTCAGCTGCCTATCGGCAAGATTTCCTTTCCTACCGAAGATCTACTGGAAAATTTTCAGGAAATAATGGATATTTTGATCAGAGAGAGGCCAGCAGCTGCAAAAGGAAAATATATTCGCAGCATCCATACTTCATCTACTATGGGACCTTCTCTGAAGATCGACCCGGGTTCGGTAATGTCTATGCTGGGGAGATAATCGAATTCGAGACCAGGGCAGGAAGTCATTATTTTACAAAACTGGATAACAGCCGCCGAAGACAGCAGGGATCCCGCAGTAAAGGGATTTAAACGTCCTGCCGAGGTCGGCCGAAGGCCTGGAGATAAGGATGTGAATCCTTTTTCAGCGCCTGAAAGCCCACCTCCTGCTGTCAGGAGGTTTTTTTATTTGCTCCAAAATTTATAGACTGTCCGACTGTTTTGGCTGTTTTTTCTTAAAGGAGGTGAAGGCTGAAGATGGTTAAACCGGAAAAGAAGGCTGCAGTAGAAGAGCTTAAGGAAAAGTTTGATGAGAGTCAATCCATGGTTTTCACGGATTTTGTCGGTATCGATGTGGAAACTATGACTGAATTGAGAGAAGAGCTGCGTGAGGCTGGCGTGGAGTACAAGGTGGTTAAAAACACCCTGGCTTCGATCGCTGCTGATGAATGTGAGATCGAAGAGATAAAGGAGTATTTTGTCGGGCCAACTGCCATAGCTTTTGGGATGGAGGATGCGGTTTCTCCGGCCCGGGTTATAGTTGATTTCGCTGAAGCTCTCGAAGATCTTGAGATAAAAGGTGGATTTTTGAACAATCAGCTGATCGATCAGGATCGGCTCGAATCTCTGGCGGAAGTGCCCTCGCGTGAAGCCCTTCTGGGCCAGGTGCTGGCCGGGATGCAGTCGCCTCTGACCGGGCTGGTTAGAGTTCTTAATGGAAATGTCAGAGGTCTTGTTCAGGTTCTTAATAGGATCAAAGAACAAAAAGAAGACTAATGAAATCAAAGGAGGATATAAATAATGACTAAAGAAGAAATTATCGAAGCTATCGAAGAGATGAGTGTTCTGGAGCTTTCTGAACTGGTCGAGGAACTGGAAGATAAGTTTGGAGTTAGCGCTGCTGCTCCCGTTGCAGCTGCCGGTGCTGCCGGTGGAGACGGCGGCGGAGATGGCGAAGAAGAAGCTCAATCCGAATTTGACGTGCATCTGGAAAGCGTCGGTGACAAGAAAGTTAAGGTCATCAAGGCAGTCAGAGAAATCACCGGCATGGGTCTGAAAGATGCTAAATCTGCCGTTGATGAAGGCGGCGCCATTCAGGAAGGCATGAGTGAAAAGGATGCTGAAGAGATGAAAGAGAAGTTAGAAGAAGCGGGTGCAACTGTAGAACTCCGCTAAATTTCCCGGGTTTTTAAGCCGCGGACCTCTTCTAAAAATCGATTGAAATAATCATGATCCATCCGTCTCTGTCCAGCAGATCTGCCAGCGGGCGGATGGGTCTTTTGAATTTTTGAACCAGTTTTCTTGACATTGATGAAGAGGTGTGGTAAGATTATATATCGTGGATTGTAAAATAAAAATAGGCGTTTACTGTGGCCAGTTTAATACGTTTTTCAGGAAATGTAATAATAAATGAGCTGAAAATCCCTTTATTATTACATTTTTTTATATTTTATTGGATGATTTTCATAAATACGTCTCTGCTGCAGCAGCTTGCCATTTTCTAAATTAAATCTTTTATACCGGCAGGATAAATCCGGGCTGTTCTGGACGCAGGCGGCCCTCTTCTGTCGGCTAGAGGGACGAGATTAAGTTTAAGTTCACCGGGGGTGCAAAAATGCCAATTACAGACAGAAAAAGTTTTTCCAAGATCGGCAGCGCACAGGAGCTGCCCTATCTCCTTCACATTCAGAAAGATTCTTACAACTGGTTCTGGAATCAGGGTCTGAAAGAAGTTTTTAATGAGATATCACCCATCGAGGATTTTTCGGAGAACCTGGTTCTGGAATTCGTGGACTACAATCTGGGGGAGCCTGAGCATGGAGTCGAGGAGTGTCGCTATCGGGATGATTCTTATTCCGCTCCCCTCCAGGTCAAGGTAAGGCTCATCAATAAGGAGACGGGCGAAGTTAAGGAACAGGATGTTTTTATGGGAGATTTTCCGTTGATGACTGATAAAGGCACCTTCATCATAAATGGTGCCGAAAGAGTGGTAGTTAACCAGCTTGTTCGTTCTTCGGGGGTATATTTTGATGATGAAATAGTTAAGGACGGAAGGCGGTTAATCAATGGCAGCATTATTCCCAACCGCGGGGCATGGATAGAATTTGAATACGATAAGAAGAGAATTATTTCTGTCCGGGTGGATAGAGCCCGCAAAATGCCTTCCACTGTTTTATTCAGGGCGCTGGGTTATTCCAGCGATTCCGATCTGATAGAACTTCTGGGCGATTATGAGGTCATTCATGATACTCTGGAAAGAGATAATACAGATTCGAAAGAGGAAGCTTTGATCGAGCTTTATAAGAAGCTCAGGCCGGGTGAACCTCCCACCGTCGAAAGCGCCAGCAATCTGATTAATTCAATGTTTTTCGATCCCAAGCGTTATGATCTGGCCCGGGTGGGAAGATATAAGATAAACAAAAAACTGGGTCTCGATATTGATCCTGATTATCGACAGCTGGACGAGAAAGATATTATAGAGACAGTTCGCTATCTCATAGATCTTGTTCGGGGAGAAGGCGAAGCTTATATCGATGATATAGATCACCTGAGCAACCGTCGAGTCAAGACTGTGGGCGAACTGCTGCAGAACCAGTTTCGAATCGGTCTCTCGCGGATGGAACGGGTTGTCAGGGAGAGAATGACCATTCAGGATGTGGATGTAGTGACACCTCAGGCTCTGGTAAATACCCGTCCGGTTGTGGCGGCCATTCAGGAGTTTTTTGGCAGCAGTCAGCTCTCGCAGTTCATGGATCAGACCAACCCCCTGTCCGAACTCACTCATAAGCGTCGTTACAGCGCGCTCGGTCCCGGTGGGTTGAGCCGGGAGAGGGCAGGTTTTGATGTCAGGGATGTTCACCATTCTCATTACGGTAGAATTTGCCCGATAGAAACTCCTGAGGGTCCCAACATCGGTTTGATCGGCTCGATAGGAACTTATTCCAAACCCAATGAGTTCGGATTTTTGATGACGCCTTACCGCCGGGTGGAAGATGGTCAGGTTCTGGACGAAACCGAATATCTTACAGCTGATGATGAGGATCAGGCTACTATAGCACAGGCTAACGCCAGGCTGGATGAAGACAACTGTTTTGTTGAGAATAAGATAGCTGCTCGTGAGCGGGGAGAGATAATAGAAACCTCTCCTGATAATATCGATTATATGGATGTCTCTCCGATGCAGATAGTTGGAGTTTCTGCTTCGCTTATTCCATTTTTGGAAAATGATGATGCCAACCGGGCTCTTATGGGAGCAAACATGCAGAGACAGGCTATGCCTCTTTTGAAAACTGACTCTCCCACTGTCGCCACCGGGGTCGAGCATAAGGCTGCCAAAGACTCTGGAGCCGTCGTGGTGGCTAAAAATTCTGGCACGGTCAGCCGGGTCACCGGTGAAAGGATCGTTGTCGAAACCGAAAATGGCGAGGTCGACAAATACGACCTGATGAAGTTTAAACGCTCCAATCAGGGCAGTTGCATGAACCAGAAGCCGATAGTTTCTCACGGTGAAGAAATCGAAGAAGGCCAGATTATCGCTGACGGACCGGCCACTGATGGAGGTGAGCTGGCTCTGGGTCAGAATGCTCTGGTGGCTTTTATGCCCTGGGAGGGTTACAATTTTGAGGATGCGATCTTGATCAGCGAAAGACTGGTCAAAGATGATGTTTATACTTCGATTCATATAGAGGAATATGAAGCTGAAGCCCGGGATACCAAACTGGGCCCCGAGGAGATTACCCGTGATATTCCCAATGTCAGCGAGGACGCCCTCAAGGACCTCGATGAAAGAGGGATTGTGAGAGAAGGAGCTGAGGTCGAGGAGGGCGATATTCTCGTCGGAAAGGTTACTCCCAAAGGAGAAACCGAGCTTTCAGCTGAGGAAAGACTTCTCAGGGCTATTTTTGGCGAAAAAGCGCGCGAAGTGAGAGACACCTCGCTGAAAGTGCCTCACGGAGAAAAGGGCATAGTTATGGATGTCAAGGAATTTTCTCGCGAAGATGGAGACGAGCTCAATCCGGGTGTAAATAGACTTGTCAGAGTTTACGTGGCTACCAAAAGCAAGATCGAGGTGGGAGACAAGATGGCCGGACGCCATGGCAACAAGGGTGTTATCTCCCGCATTCTCCCCGAGGAGGACATGCCTTTCACAGAGGATGGCAGGCCGGTCGATATAGTTCTCAACCCGCTGGGTGTTCCTTCTCGAATGAACATCGGTCAGGTGCTGGAAACTCATCTCGGGCTGGCTGCAGAAGCGCTGGGAATCAAAGTCGAGTCCCCTGTTTTTGATGGCGCCGAGGAGGAAGAAGTCAAAGAATTGCTCGAAGAAGCGGGTTTTTCTAAAGATGGCAAGATGACACTTTATGACGGTCGGACCGGCAAACCTTTTGATCAGCGTGTTACA
The DNA window shown above is from Halarsenatibacter silvermanii and carries:
- the rpmG gene encoding 50S ribosomal protein L33, with translation MREVITLECEECRSRNYTSKKNSDNDRDRLELKKHCPECMAHTVHKETK
- the secE gene encoding preprotein translocase subunit SecE, coding for MLLNKLGFINRVTGFFKKVKSEMKKTTWPNRDELTSYTTIVLLTCLALIAFLGVADVLISNIVTPFFM
- the nusG gene encoding transcription termination/antitermination protein NusG, whose amino-acid sequence is MVEIEGSSREEANWYVIHTYSGHEKKVKTNLEKRIDSTGVDDKVHRVLVPTEEKIEREDGEDKVVENKLFPGYVLIQMEMSDDAWYVVRNTPGVTGFVSSGTKPLPLSADEVEHVLAEVESKAQKIEIDLDPGDPVEIRDGAFKDNTGVVDEVYPEQRKARILVDIFGRETPVELELDQFEKT
- the rplA gene encoding 50S ribosomal protein L1; translation: MSNRSKTYQDQVEKIHPEDSYEPEEALETVKELASANFDESVELAVNLGVEPKHADQNIRGTVVLPNGTGQEMTVVVLAKGEKITEAEDAGADFVGGEDLVEDIEDGWLDFDIVIATPDMMDVAGRLGPILGPKGLMPNPKAGTVTFEIEDAVEEFKAGKLEYRVDKNGIIQLPIGKISFPTEDLLENFQEIMDILIRERPAAAKGKYIRSIHTSSTMGPSLKIDPGSVMSMLGR
- the rplJ gene encoding 50S ribosomal protein L10, with the protein product MVKPEKKAAVEELKEKFDESQSMVFTDFVGIDVETMTELREELREAGVEYKVVKNTLASIAADECEIEEIKEYFVGPTAIAFGMEDAVSPARVIVDFAEALEDLEIKGGFLNNQLIDQDRLESLAEVPSREALLGQVLAGMQSPLTGLVRVLNGNVRGLVQVLNRIKEQKED
- the rplL gene encoding 50S ribosomal protein L7/L12, whose product is MTKEEIIEAIEEMSVLELSELVEELEDKFGVSAAAPVAAAGAAGGDGGGDGEEEAQSEFDVHLESVGDKKVKVIKAVREITGMGLKDAKSAVDEGGAIQEGMSEKDAEEMKEKLEEAGATVELR
- the rpoB gene encoding DNA-directed RNA polymerase subunit beta; translated protein: MPITDRKSFSKIGSAQELPYLLHIQKDSYNWFWNQGLKEVFNEISPIEDFSENLVLEFVDYNLGEPEHGVEECRYRDDSYSAPLQVKVRLINKETGEVKEQDVFMGDFPLMTDKGTFIINGAERVVVNQLVRSSGVYFDDEIVKDGRRLINGSIIPNRGAWIEFEYDKKRIISVRVDRARKMPSTVLFRALGYSSDSDLIELLGDYEVIHDTLERDNTDSKEEALIELYKKLRPGEPPTVESASNLINSMFFDPKRYDLARVGRYKINKKLGLDIDPDYRQLDEKDIIETVRYLIDLVRGEGEAYIDDIDHLSNRRVKTVGELLQNQFRIGLSRMERVVRERMTIQDVDVVTPQALVNTRPVVAAIQEFFGSSQLSQFMDQTNPLSELTHKRRYSALGPGGLSRERAGFDVRDVHHSHYGRICPIETPEGPNIGLIGSIGTYSKPNEFGFLMTPYRRVEDGQVLDETEYLTADDEDQATIAQANARLDEDNCFVENKIAARERGEIIETSPDNIDYMDVSPMQIVGVSASLIPFLENDDANRALMGANMQRQAMPLLKTDSPTVATGVEHKAAKDSGAVVVAKNSGTVSRVTGERIVVETENGEVDKYDLMKFKRSNQGSCMNQKPIVSHGEEIEEGQIIADGPATDGGELALGQNALVAFMPWEGYNFEDAILISERLVKDDVYTSIHIEEYEAEARDTKLGPEEITRDIPNVSEDALKDLDERGIVREGAEVEEGDILVGKVTPKGETELSAEERLLRAIFGEKAREVRDTSLKVPHGEKGIVMDVKEFSREDGDELNPGVNRLVRVYVATKSKIEVGDKMAGRHGNKGVISRILPEEDMPFTEDGRPVDIVLNPLGVPSRMNIGQVLETHLGLAAEALGIKVESPVFDGAEEEEVKELLEEAGFSKDGKMTLYDGRTGKPFDQRVTIGHMYMLKLHHLVDDKIHARSTGPYSLVTQQPLGGKAQFGGQRFGEMEVWALEAYGSAHTLQEMLTVKSDDVVGRVNTYESIVKGENIPEPGIPESFKVLIKEMQSLGLDARIFTEDEEELEIAESDELSETNKHLGLDSEVEQDDSSEEDGE